The following proteins are co-located in the Dyadobacter chenwenxiniae genome:
- a CDS encoding phosphosulfolactate synthase — MNFTLSQVPARSEKPRKKGITMVMDKGLSVRETEDMLSIAAPYIDIVKLGWATSFVSPNLNEKLAVYKNANIPVYFGGTLFEAFVVRNQFEDYRKLLDKYELKYAEVSDGSIEMNQDVKCEYIRTLAQQVTVLSEVGSKDENKIIPPYKWIQLIKSELQAGAWKVIGEARESGNVGLFRASGEVRQGLVEEILTEIAFEDMLWEAPQKSQQVWFVKLLGANVNLGNIAPSELIPLETIRLGLRGDTFNHFLNAKTKQKWKIDSK, encoded by the coding sequence ATGAATTTTACGTTATCGCAAGTTCCTGCCCGTTCTGAAAAGCCCCGAAAAAAAGGGATCACCATGGTAATGGATAAAGGGCTCAGTGTCAGGGAAACGGAAGATATGCTATCCATTGCTGCACCCTATATTGATATCGTAAAATTAGGCTGGGCAACCTCTTTTGTGAGTCCCAATCTGAATGAAAAACTGGCTGTTTATAAAAATGCGAACATTCCGGTGTATTTCGGCGGGACGCTTTTTGAAGCTTTTGTGGTAAGAAACCAGTTCGAGGATTACCGGAAATTACTGGATAAGTATGAATTAAAATACGCCGAAGTTTCGGATGGGTCAATAGAAATGAACCAGGACGTGAAATGTGAATACATCCGCACGCTGGCCCAGCAGGTTACCGTTCTTTCCGAGGTTGGTTCCAAAGATGAGAACAAAATCATTCCTCCTTACAAATGGATCCAACTGATCAAATCTGAATTGCAGGCCGGTGCCTGGAAAGTGATCGGTGAAGCACGCGAGTCTGGTAATGTTGGTTTGTTTCGTGCAAGCGGCGAAGTCCGTCAGGGATTAGTCGAAGAAATTTTGACAGAAATCGCTTTTGAAGATATGCTTTGGGAAGCTCCTCAAAAATCACAGCAGGTTTGGTTTGTAAAACTTTTGGGCGCCAATGTAAATCTGGGAAACATTGCTCCCAGCGAGCTCATTCCCCTCGAGACAATCCGACTCGGTCTTCGTGGTGATACATTCAACCACTTCCTGAATGCCAAGACCAAGCAAAAGTGGAAAATCGATTCCAAGTAG
- the guaB gene encoding IMP dehydrogenase yields MSTDPSKVLFEALTYDDVLLIPGYSEILPRNTTTKTKLTRNIELNIPLVSAAMDTVTEFDLAIAMAQEGGIGIIHKNMSLEAQAEQVRKVKRSESGMILDPITLSDTATLGDAHQIMREFKIGGIPVIDKDHKLIGILTNRDLRFEREMAKPVTDIMTKDKLITASDGLSLDDAEKILQEYKIEKLPIVDSEYRLTGLITYKDILKRKSHPNACKDEYGRLRVGAAVGVTADLLKRVEALVKAGVDVISLDTAHGHSFGVIEALKSVKKQFPKLDVIAGNVATGEGAKALADAGADAVKVGVGPGSICTTRIIAGIGVPQLTAVMWAAEALKDTDVPVIADGGIRFSGDMTKALAGGASTIMIGSMLAGSDEAPGEIVIYEGRKFKAYRGMGSVEAMEDGSKDRYFQDAEDDVKKLVPEGIVGRVPFKGKVSEIVYQMVGGLKAGMGYCGAGDIASLQKAQFVKITSAGVRESHPHDVMIQKEAPNYSSKS; encoded by the coding sequence ATGAGCACAGACCCATCCAAAGTCCTCTTCGAGGCGCTAACGTACGACGACGTTCTTCTAATACCTGGTTATTCAGAAATTCTGCCTCGCAACACAACAACAAAAACCAAGTTAACCCGTAACATTGAGCTGAACATTCCACTTGTTTCCGCTGCAATGGATACCGTTACCGAATTCGATCTGGCCATTGCCATGGCGCAGGAAGGCGGGATCGGGATTATTCACAAAAATATGAGCCTGGAAGCTCAGGCTGAGCAGGTTAGGAAAGTTAAACGCTCCGAAAGCGGTATGATCCTCGACCCGATCACGCTTTCAGACACTGCAACATTGGGTGATGCGCACCAGATCATGCGCGAATTTAAAATCGGCGGAATTCCCGTTATTGACAAAGACCACAAGCTGATCGGCATCCTGACTAACAGGGACTTGCGTTTCGAAAGAGAAATGGCGAAACCTGTGACGGACATTATGACCAAAGACAAGCTGATCACCGCTTCCGATGGGTTGTCACTGGACGACGCGGAGAAAATTCTTCAAGAGTACAAAATCGAAAAACTCCCCATCGTAGATTCGGAATACAGACTGACGGGTTTGATCACGTATAAGGATATCCTGAAACGCAAATCGCACCCGAACGCATGTAAAGATGAGTATGGCCGCCTGCGTGTAGGCGCTGCGGTGGGTGTGACAGCTGATCTTTTGAAAAGAGTTGAAGCATTGGTTAAGGCTGGTGTAGACGTAATCAGTCTGGATACCGCTCACGGACATTCATTTGGTGTGATCGAAGCATTGAAATCCGTTAAAAAGCAATTCCCAAAGCTGGACGTGATCGCTGGAAATGTGGCAACGGGAGAAGGAGCGAAGGCTTTGGCAGATGCGGGCGCGGATGCCGTGAAAGTGGGGGTTGGTCCGGGAAGTATTTGTACGACACGTATCATTGCGGGAATTGGTGTTCCGCAGCTTACTGCTGTGATGTGGGCAGCGGAGGCATTGAAAGACACAGATGTTCCGGTTATCGCAGACGGCGGAATTCGTTTCTCCGGTGATATGACTAAGGCACTGGCTGGCGGAGCAAGCACGATCATGATCGGATCCATGCTCGCAGGAAGTGATGAAGCGCCGGGTGAGATCGTCATTTATGAAGGGCGGAAATTCAAAGCATATCGCGGAATGGGTTCCGTTGAGGCGATGGAAGATGGTTCAAAAGATCGCTATTTCCAGGATGCAGAGGATGATGTGAAAAAACTGGTTCCGGAAGGAATTGTTGGCCGGGTTCCTTTCAAAGGCAAAGTTTCCGAGATCGTTTACCAAATGGTTGGAGGCTTGAAAGCTGGAATGGGTTACTGCGGAGCTGGCGACATTGCATCCTTGCAAAAAGCCCAGTTCGTAAAAATTACATCAGCCGGTGTAAGAGAAAGTCATCCACACGATGTAATGATCCAAAAAGAAGCACCGAATTACTCGTCGAAATCGTAA
- a CDS encoding RagB/SusD family nutrient uptake outer membrane protein, protein MKKITILSGYILLAMLTGCDDLLETTPYGQVTSQQYWRSGDDVVAAVNAVYAPLLEEDGFAHTEYTFDNCSDDMNRAGDHSDETALEMFTFDASNSHILATWKTKYEVISRANAVLINAPKVDMDETLRNRSMGEAYFLRGFIYWRLSLIYGEVPILLEEDALALNFNKPKSTLAEVRAQAEADFLKAASLLPVSHPDGDAGRVTQGSAYGFLTKLYVYQEQWAKAIEASTKVTSNAAYKLATGFNQNFELATENNPEILFSLQYETGWTADNSPTFYHTPQAFGGWGFHEPIADLVQEFEKGDTRKTSSIFSPGDKVDRNEAGVETFEVKMTRVTGYAFKKYTTFAENGDMSQSLNAPFLRTADVYLLAAEAKIRSGANGDAELNVVRKRAGLAAITGATMKNIMHERRVELAGENERHQDLMRWDKAGLIDIVAHYKINRGPNKPSRNFVKPKHYYFPLPQREVDLSNGVLIQNSNY, encoded by the coding sequence ATGAAAAAGATAACAATTCTATCCGGCTATATACTGCTTGCAATGCTCACGGGTTGTGACGATTTACTCGAAACAACGCCTTACGGCCAGGTTACTTCCCAACAATATTGGCGAAGTGGTGACGATGTGGTGGCGGCTGTGAATGCTGTTTACGCACCACTATTGGAGGAGGATGGCTTTGCACATACGGAATACACATTCGACAACTGCTCGGATGACATGAACCGTGCGGGTGACCACTCGGATGAAACGGCTTTGGAAATGTTCACTTTTGACGCTTCCAACTCGCACATTCTGGCTACGTGGAAAACCAAGTATGAAGTCATTTCAAGGGCCAACGCTGTGCTGATCAACGCGCCAAAGGTCGATATGGATGAGACATTGCGTAACCGCAGCATGGGAGAAGCCTATTTTTTGAGAGGTTTTATATATTGGAGACTTTCGCTGATCTATGGCGAAGTGCCGATCTTGCTTGAAGAGGATGCACTAGCATTGAATTTCAATAAGCCAAAATCAACATTGGCGGAAGTGCGCGCACAAGCGGAGGCTGATTTCCTGAAAGCTGCTTCACTGCTGCCGGTCTCTCATCCAGACGGCGATGCGGGCCGCGTTACGCAAGGTTCAGCTTACGGATTTTTGACCAAATTATATGTTTACCAGGAGCAATGGGCAAAAGCGATTGAGGCAAGCACAAAGGTGACTTCCAATGCTGCTTATAAACTGGCAACCGGATTTAACCAGAATTTTGAACTTGCGACAGAAAACAATCCTGAAATCTTGTTTTCCCTGCAATACGAAACCGGCTGGACGGCAGATAACTCCCCTACTTTTTACCACACGCCGCAGGCATTTGGCGGATGGGGTTTCCATGAGCCGATCGCGGATCTTGTACAGGAATTTGAGAAAGGCGATACGCGTAAAACATCTTCCATTTTCAGCCCGGGCGATAAAGTGGATCGCAATGAGGCTGGCGTAGAGACATTCGAGGTGAAAATGACGCGGGTGACGGGTTATGCATTCAAAAAATACACGACATTCGCTGAAAATGGCGATATGAGCCAAAGTTTAAATGCTCCTTTTTTAAGAACTGCGGATGTATATTTATTAGCAGCTGAGGCAAAAATTCGCTCGGGGGCTAATGGTGATGCGGAATTGAATGTGGTTAGAAAACGTGCGGGACTGGCTGCTATCACAGGTGCAACGATGAAAAACATTATGCACGAAAGGCGCGTAGAGCTAGCTGGCGAAAACGAAAGACATCAGGATCTGATGCGCTGGGACAAAGCCGGACTGATTGACATTGTAGCACATTATAAGATCAACCGCGGCCCGAATAAGCCCAGCCGTAATTTCGTTAAACCAAAACATTACTATTTCCCGTTGCCGCAGCGCGAGGTGGATTTGAGTAACGGCGTTTTAATTCAGAATAGCAACTATTAA
- a CDS encoding TonB-dependent receptor produces MHKKIPLKRVVYKVMSTTAKQLIIAILCCGISFAHTLHGQELLNKEISLKVESLEVKKVLQMIEKQADVKFVYSTSSIQGSQNTNLKEVKGSLNKVLDQLLTPLNVSYEVVGNSRILLRKKPQAPTGNAQTSQNLEITAERNITGKVLDEKGAGLPGVNILLVGTQQGTSTNENGEFRIAVPDQNATLKFSFIGYVSQEVVVDKDIINVTLAPDVSALKEVVVVGYGTQEKKDVTGAVSSVKGADFQNLPSGGAQQALQGRAAGVNIVRNGGAPGDAGSIQIRGFGTVNNSSPLVVIDGIPSGNMNDVNPNDIESIEILKDASASAIYGTRAANGVILVTTKRGKFDAPLSVTVNAYVGVTNRIKSLDVLTAPDLAKMKQKAYTNDDLDIPAIWEDKQYQNQLTNWQEELLKQGVTRNYDASLRGGGKYSTFAISGGYYNEDGIIGKSNYTRYTFRINSDHKVGSRIKIGQNFQYTNTHNSGPDTQSSQTGLLFTAIRFHPGLPIRNANGSYGSTDGLGAFGDLNNPIFTVDTQDKNNIRNRFLGNLTGELEIVNGLKLRTNLAMDATFSDSQTFDIKVNDQFRKNSYNQLSVGRDKTWSFLQEYFLSYDKAFGKNSLSVVGGYTSQTFKSIYANQWGREFASEDPSLRYMQYAGIIVSVPLANGGNGGRSYDALGSWFGRVNYSFNDRYLFTATMRSDGSSKFAPGNQWGVFPAFSLGWRLSEETFFKNALPMFSNFKLTGGWGQLGNQNVASLQYLALINSTFRYAFGNGGVQNQVSGAAQSRLANLNIGWETAEMSNFGLEAGLFKNSLYFSANYFIKDTKKMLLAPPSVGTIGSATIPDQNVGQLRNQGLELEASYKHTVGAVTFNVSGNATFIKNKITKLATPGGFLATQLYGRGQQEIVRTYEGHPYGTFYGYKTDGIYQNASEIDGDANITNDPRRTDGQIVPGDVRFVDLNKDGIVDDEDRTIIGSPQPKINYGFSAGANYKGFDFTLFFVGVGGVSIYNADRMQGLDASYPFNLYADALNSWNGEGSSNTIPRMSINNANRNFRPSDLFVEKGDYLRLKNMTLGYAIPKNAISKLKMSQARIYVTGQNLLTFTKYSGLNPELGYVGTSGSYNQLNVDYAQYPLARTWTIGATISF; encoded by the coding sequence ATGCATAAAAAAATACCCCTCAAAAGGGTTGTTTACAAGGTCATGAGTACTACGGCTAAACAACTGATTATTGCCATCCTATGCTGCGGAATTTCTTTCGCGCACACACTTCACGGGCAGGAACTGCTCAATAAGGAGATTTCCCTTAAAGTGGAGTCGCTGGAAGTGAAAAAAGTGCTCCAAATGATCGAAAAGCAGGCGGACGTGAAGTTCGTATACAGCACATCGAGCATTCAGGGTTCTCAAAATACAAATCTGAAAGAGGTTAAGGGCTCGTTGAATAAGGTTTTGGACCAATTGCTGACGCCGCTGAATGTGTCTTATGAAGTGGTGGGAAACTCGCGGATCCTGCTCAGAAAAAAGCCCCAAGCTCCGACCGGGAACGCACAAACATCGCAAAACCTAGAAATCACAGCGGAGCGTAACATTACGGGAAAAGTGCTGGACGAAAAGGGCGCTGGCCTTCCTGGCGTAAACATTTTGTTGGTAGGCACCCAGCAGGGAACATCGACCAATGAAAACGGCGAGTTCCGCATTGCTGTGCCCGATCAAAATGCAACATTGAAATTCTCTTTTATCGGTTATGTCAGCCAGGAAGTGGTTGTGGATAAGGATATTATCAATGTTACGCTCGCTCCTGATGTAAGCGCGCTCAAAGAAGTGGTTGTAGTAGGTTATGGAACGCAGGAAAAGAAAGACGTTACGGGCGCGGTGTCGTCTGTTAAAGGCGCTGATTTTCAAAATCTGCCTTCCGGTGGTGCGCAACAAGCACTGCAGGGCCGTGCTGCGGGTGTCAACATTGTCCGTAATGGTGGCGCTCCTGGTGACGCTGGTTCTATTCAGATCCGCGGCTTTGGAACGGTTAACAACTCTTCGCCACTGGTTGTCATCGACGGAATCCCGTCCGGCAACATGAATGATGTGAACCCGAATGACATTGAATCCATTGAAATTCTGAAAGATGCATCTGCCTCTGCGATTTACGGAACGCGGGCTGCAAATGGCGTTATTCTCGTAACCACAAAACGCGGAAAATTCGACGCGCCTTTGTCCGTTACGGTAAATGCTTATGTGGGCGTGACAAACCGGATCAAATCCCTAGATGTGCTCACAGCGCCTGATTTGGCAAAAATGAAGCAAAAGGCATACACCAATGACGACTTAGATATTCCGGCAATTTGGGAAGACAAACAATATCAGAACCAACTGACCAACTGGCAGGAAGAACTTTTAAAGCAGGGCGTTACCCGCAATTACGACGCGTCGCTGCGCGGTGGCGGAAAATATTCAACTTTTGCGATTTCTGGAGGTTATTACAATGAGGATGGAATAATCGGCAAATCAAACTATACGCGGTATACATTCAGGATCAATTCGGACCATAAAGTGGGTTCGCGGATTAAAATCGGTCAGAATTTCCAGTATACCAACACGCATAATTCAGGTCCGGACACGCAATCTTCACAAACAGGCCTACTGTTCACCGCTATCCGCTTCCATCCTGGTTTGCCGATCCGTAATGCCAATGGTTCATATGGATCAACGGACGGATTGGGTGCTTTCGGAGACTTGAACAATCCTATTTTTACTGTTGATACCCAGGACAAAAACAATATACGAAACCGCTTTCTCGGCAATCTGACTGGTGAACTTGAAATTGTAAACGGATTGAAATTGCGTACAAACCTGGCCATGGACGCTACGTTTTCAGACAGCCAGACATTTGATATCAAGGTTAACGACCAGTTCCGCAAGAATTCCTACAATCAGTTGAGCGTTGGCCGTGATAAAACGTGGTCCTTCTTGCAGGAATATTTCCTTTCTTACGACAAGGCTTTTGGAAAAAATTCGCTCAGTGTGGTGGGCGGTTATACTTCGCAGACATTCAAAAGCATTTATGCCAATCAGTGGGGACGCGAGTTTGCCAGTGAAGACCCTTCGTTGCGTTACATGCAGTATGCGGGGATCATCGTTTCGGTGCCTTTGGCGAATGGTGGCAACGGCGGGCGCAGCTATGATGCGCTTGGATCGTGGTTTGGCAGGGTGAATTATTCTTTCAATGACCGTTATCTCTTTACGGCAACCATGCGGAGTGACGGATCTTCCAAATTTGCTCCCGGTAATCAGTGGGGCGTTTTCCCAGCGTTTTCTTTGGGTTGGAGACTTTCAGAAGAGACTTTTTTCAAAAATGCATTGCCTATGTTCAGCAATTTCAAGCTGACGGGCGGCTGGGGACAATTGGGTAACCAGAATGTTGCTTCCCTGCAATATCTGGCTTTGATCAACTCCACTTTCCGTTATGCATTTGGCAACGGCGGTGTTCAAAATCAGGTTTCGGGCGCTGCGCAAAGCAGGCTGGCAAACCTGAACATTGGATGGGAAACAGCGGAAATGAGCAACTTCGGATTGGAAGCAGGTTTGTTTAAAAACAGCCTTTATTTCTCTGCCAATTATTTTATCAAAGACACCAAGAAAATGCTGCTGGCGCCGCCATCGGTCGGCACTATTGGCAGCGCGACCATTCCGGACCAGAATGTGGGACAGCTCAGGAACCAGGGTTTAGAGCTCGAAGCTTCTTATAAACATACAGTTGGTGCGGTGACATTCAATGTGAGTGGTAATGCGACTTTTATTAAAAACAAAATTACTAAACTAGCCACACCGGGCGGCTTCCTTGCGACGCAATTATATGGAAGAGGACAACAGGAAATCGTCAGAACCTATGAAGGACACCCATATGGTACTTTTTACGGTTATAAAACGGATGGAATTTATCAGAACGCCAGCGAGATTGATGGCGATGCAAACATTACAAACGATCCGCGCCGCACCGACGGACAGATCGTACCAGGCGATGTGCGTTTCGTGGATTTGAATAAAGACGGCATTGTGGACGACGAGGACAGGACGATCATTGGCAGCCCACAACCAAAAATCAATTACGGTTTTTCTGCCGGCGCGAATTATAAAGGATTTGACTTTACATTATTTTTCGTGGGCGTAGGCGGCGTTTCAATTTACAATGCTGACCGTATGCAAGGCCTGGACGCAAGTTATCCGTTCAACCTCTACGCCGATGCTTTGAATAGCTGGAACGGCGAAGGTTCGAGCAACACCATCCCGCGTATGAGCATTAACAATGCGAATCGCAATTTCAGGCCTTCTGATCTCTTCGTTGAAAAAGGGGATTATCTGCGTTTGAAAAACATGACCCTTGGATATGCCATTCCAAAGAATGCGATCAGCAAGCTGAAAATGTCGCAGGCGCGAATTTATGTGACTGGCCAAAATTTATTGACATTCACGAAATACTCTGGCTTGAACCCGGAATTGGGATATGTTGGCACTAGTGGCTCGTACAATCAGCTGAATGTGGATTATGCGCAATATCCGCTGGCCCGCACGTGGACGATCGGTGCCACCATTTCTTTCTAA
- a CDS encoding FecR family protein, with translation MNQYDFQKTLKKYLAGQQTQEEEDFILDHFKNNPLEETPVFEDEKEAIGKRIKKKIIADTIGEPILIRMKPFLAAAASVLVVIGFWYFFVNKNTPETVAGPDFLPNDSVIEIKNTSGKSQNVPLEDGSVVILQKNSSISYPEHFGKKNRLVYLHGEAFFQIKRNPAKPFIVSTGTLMTKVLGTSFTVKSYDESASVEVQVKTGRVSVYEGTAKNVVNPNGVILTPNQKIVFDKKSKKIELSIIENPMLVIPVSETEHGFTFSEVPVKHVFSALEKSYGIDIVLENDSTDSCLFTGDLNGLTLFQQLDLICQSANITYERRGTALFVQGAGCGD, from the coding sequence ATGAATCAATACGATTTCCAGAAAACCTTAAAAAAATATCTTGCCGGGCAGCAAACCCAGGAAGAAGAGGATTTTATTCTGGATCATTTCAAAAATAATCCTTTGGAAGAAACGCCCGTTTTCGAGGACGAAAAAGAAGCCATTGGGAAGCGCATTAAGAAAAAGATAATCGCTGATACAATCGGTGAGCCGATTTTGATCCGCATGAAGCCTTTTCTGGCAGCGGCGGCGTCTGTGCTGGTTGTGATCGGATTCTGGTATTTTTTTGTAAATAAAAACACGCCTGAAACCGTCGCAGGGCCTGATTTCTTACCCAATGACAGTGTAATTGAAATCAAAAATACATCAGGCAAATCCCAAAATGTCCCGTTGGAGGACGGCAGTGTTGTGATCTTGCAAAAGAATAGCAGCATTAGTTACCCGGAACATTTCGGGAAGAAAAACAGGCTTGTTTATTTACACGGCGAAGCTTTTTTCCAAATCAAAAGAAATCCGGCTAAGCCCTTTATCGTTTCCACGGGCACATTGATGACGAAAGTGCTTGGGACCAGTTTTACAGTCAAATCCTATGATGAATCCGCGTCTGTGGAAGTGCAGGTGAAAACAGGGCGCGTGTCCGTTTACGAGGGAACGGCCAAGAATGTTGTTAACCCTAATGGGGTGATTTTGACGCCTAATCAGAAAATTGTTTTTGATAAAAAATCCAAAAAAATAGAGTTGTCCATCATTGAAAATCCGATGCTGGTCATTCCGGTTAGTGAAACCGAACATGGCTTTACTTTTTCCGAAGTCCCGGTTAAGCATGTTTTCTCAGCCCTTGAAAAATCTTACGGAATCGATATCGTGCTCGAAAACGATTCAACCGATTCTTGCCTTTTTACGGGCGATCTGAACGGGCTAACCCTGTTCCAACAGCTGGATTTGATTTGTCAGTCGGCCAACATTACTTATGAAAGACGCGGAACGGCCTTGTTTGTGCAGGGTGCGGGATGCGGCGATTAG
- a CDS encoding transporter associated domain-containing protein encodes MQTFPDLFVKETADSDDPLARTRTGISVPQRCTQTLFAGVIIPTDFLAPYDLILVIFLFLISLFLSGVRAAYAASGALENPWERKSDTESTLPNRIQQLALSLIQRGITMLALILAARIAWIHIQDDPNNIYRWVSIGCLALWIWLDAMVRYHSARRALEFIPKIAGVTNFLIKICQPLAQPIMKLGYSFGVLTPEGAEITTERLEAKAESEEETDLLRGLANFRQTSSKKAMQARLHITAFDIELDFHELMDKINKSGYSRVPVYRDDLDHIEGILNVKDLLPHIHLDEHFNWQKLLRPVYFIPESKHLDDLMKDFQNRRVHMAIVVDEYGGTSGLITLEDIIEEIFGDINDEYDDDEEVNYTQVDDNTYVFEGKVSISDLCRLLNLETDYFDEVRGNNESLAGLLLELFSRLPRTGEMATHREVTFKVQSADKKRIKKVRVLVS; translated from the coding sequence TTGCAAACTTTTCCAGACCTTTTCGTGAAAGAAACAGCAGACAGCGACGATCCTCTTGCCCGAACGCGTACGGGGATTTCCGTCCCCCAAAGATGTACGCAAACCTTATTTGCAGGAGTCATTATACCCACTGATTTCCTTGCGCCCTACGACCTGATTCTCGTAATATTTCTCTTCCTGATTTCCCTTTTCCTTTCCGGCGTCCGTGCTGCATATGCTGCCTCAGGTGCATTAGAAAATCCCTGGGAAAGAAAAAGTGACACCGAAAGCACACTTCCTAATCGCATACAGCAGCTTGCCCTTTCGCTGATCCAGCGCGGAATTACGATGCTAGCATTAATTCTAGCCGCCAGAATTGCCTGGATCCACATTCAGGATGATCCGAACAATATTTACCGCTGGGTTTCGATTGGCTGTCTGGCATTATGGATCTGGCTGGATGCTATGGTGCGTTACCACAGCGCGAGAAGAGCATTGGAGTTTATTCCCAAAATTGCGGGCGTTACCAATTTCCTGATTAAAATATGCCAGCCGCTTGCGCAGCCCATTATGAAGCTGGGCTATTCTTTTGGCGTGCTTACGCCCGAAGGTGCTGAAATCACAACCGAAAGACTCGAAGCAAAAGCAGAAAGCGAAGAAGAAACGGATCTTTTACGCGGATTGGCCAATTTCAGACAGACCAGTTCGAAAAAGGCCATGCAGGCCCGATTGCACATTACAGCATTTGATATAGAACTGGATTTTCATGAACTAATGGACAAGATCAATAAGTCGGGCTACTCTCGCGTGCCGGTTTATCGGGATGATCTGGATCATATCGAAGGGATTTTGAATGTGAAGGATTTGCTTCCGCACATTCATCTGGACGAACATTTCAATTGGCAAAAACTCCTGCGGCCCGTTTATTTCATTCCAGAAAGTAAGCACCTGGACGATCTGATGAAGGATTTCCAGAACCGCCGTGTGCATATGGCCATCGTCGTGGACGAATACGGCGGAACAAGCGGGTTAATCACACTGGAGGACATCATTGAAGAAATTTTTGGTGATATCAATGATGAATATGACGACGACGAGGAAGTGAATTATACCCAGGTTGATGATAACACTTATGTTTTCGAAGGAAAAGTGTCAATCAGCGATCTTTGTCGCCTTCTGAACCTGGAAACGGACTATTTTGACGAAGTAAGGGGCAATAATGAATCATTAGCAGGACTACTGCTGGAATTGTTTTCGAGGTTACCACGCACAGGAGAAATGGCGACGCACAGGGAAGTGACATTCAAAGTGCAATCGGCTGATAAGAAGCGTATTAAGAAGGTTAGAGTGCTAGTTAGCTAG
- a CDS encoding DedA family protein, with translation MEFLTQFIDFFLHLDKHLFNIVEQYGTLTYVILFLIVFTETGLVIMPLLPGDSLLFAAGAIAANEGTGLNVWLIIVILIIAALLGDNVNYFMGKKFGGEIKKRERILFLKREYLEKTEAFYEKHGGSTVIMARFIPIVRTVAPFVAGAGSMNYSKYIVYCVIGAVLWVPSLTLLGYFFGNMEIVKKNFELVIFGIIGFSILPMIYQYLKSRFAKPNVA, from the coding sequence ATGGAATTTCTAACGCAGTTCATTGACTTCTTCCTCCATCTGGACAAGCATTTGTTCAACATTGTCGAGCAATACGGCACGTTGACTTATGTGATCCTGTTCCTGATTGTTTTCACGGAAACCGGCCTCGTCATCATGCCACTGCTGCCAGGCGACTCGCTTCTATTTGCTGCGGGAGCCATTGCTGCCAATGAAGGAACCGGCCTGAATGTTTGGCTTATTATCGTTATCCTGATCATTGCGGCGCTTTTGGGCGACAATGTCAATTATTTTATGGGTAAAAAATTCGGGGGTGAGATCAAGAAACGAGAACGCATTCTGTTCTTAAAAAGAGAATATCTTGAAAAAACCGAGGCATTTTACGAAAAACACGGTGGAAGCACTGTGATCATGGCACGTTTTATTCCGATCGTTCGTACTGTTGCGCCTTTCGTTGCAGGTGCAGGGAGTATGAATTACTCAAAATACATTGTCTATTGTGTAATCGGTGCGGTGCTGTGGGTGCCTTCGCTTACATTATTGGGCTATTTCTTCGGAAATATGGAAATCGTTAAAAAGAACTTTGAGCTTGTAATTTTTGGTATTATCGGATTCTCAATCCTCCCAATGATTTACCAATATCTGAAAAGCAGATTTGCAAAGCCGAATGTAGCGTAG
- a CDS encoding RNA polymerase sigma factor, giving the protein MKPIFTDEQLVIQLSESNKRAFEEIYDRYWYKLFCISFHQTGSREEAEELVHDLFESLWKRRLESKINHLSSYLVIALKYLIVNHIKSQITWRKYQEYVLLNKMHEISTTEENIEFNDLSEAIDKAMKKLPEKTSRVFQLSRFENQSVKSIAKELHISEKAVEYHITKSLKVLKDNLWIYQTDN; this is encoded by the coding sequence ATGAAGCCAATATTTACCGATGAACAACTGGTAATTCAGCTTTCCGAAAGCAATAAACGCGCTTTCGAGGAGATCTATGACCGTTATTGGTACAAGTTGTTTTGCATTTCATTTCATCAGACAGGATCTCGGGAAGAAGCGGAAGAACTGGTGCACGATTTGTTTGAAAGTCTTTGGAAAAGAAGGCTGGAAAGTAAAATTAACCACCTAAGTTCCTACCTCGTCATCGCTTTGAAATATCTGATTGTGAATCACATCAAATCGCAGATTACCTGGCGGAAATATCAGGAATATGTGCTTTTGAACAAGATGCATGAGATTTCGACGACGGAGGAGAACATTGAATTCAATGATCTTTCCGAAGCCATTGACAAGGCGATGAAAAAATTGCCGGAAAAAACAAGCCGCGTGTTTCAACTGAGCCGCTTTGAAAATCAATCGGTGAAGAGCATTGCCAAAGAACTCCACATTTCAGAAAAAGCCGTGGAATATCACATTACCAAGTCCCTGAAAGTCCTGAAAGACAATCTTTGGATTTATCAGACGGATAATTGA